A window of Sphaerochaeta sp. genomic DNA:
TGAACCAGATTTCCCTGCGGAACACGCTGGTCTCGGCGTTCGGCACGATGGTGCTGGGCACGTTGATCGCTTTTCCCTTGGCCTGGTTGGTCGGACGGACCAACCTGTACTACCGGAAGTTCTTCCGGGGCTTGTGCGTCATGACCTACATGGTTCCCCCGTACGTGGGGGCCATGGCATGGTCTCGCCTGTTGAACCCCAACGTGGGGATCATCAATGTATTCCTTCGCAACGTATTCCACTTGAGTTCCAAGACCGGGCCGTTTGACATCTACACGATCGGCGGCATGATCTGGGTGCTTACCAGTTTCTACTATCCCTATGCGTTCATCACCATCTCCCGCGCCATGGAGAAGATGGATCCGTCGCTGGAGGAGGCGAGTCGCATCAGCGGGGCGTCTCCTTGGAAGACGCTGTGGACCATCACGCTGCCGATGATGACGCCGTCGATCATCGCCGGAGCGTTGCTGGTGTTCGTCTCTGCGGCCAGCGCCTACGGCATTCCGTCGATCATCGGGGCCAACGCCAAAGTGAAGATTCCGACGGTGACGACCCGGATCATCGATTATGTCGGGCTGGGGGTGGACGGGCTGTCCGATGCCATGTCGCTTGCCGTCTTCCTGATGCTGCTGGCCAACTTCGTCCTGTACATCAGCACGTTTGTCGTGGGCAAGCGGAAGTACATCACCGTCAGTGGGAAGTCAACCCGGCCGAATACGGTTGACTTGGGACGATGGCGGGTGTTCTTCACCGTGCTGATGTTCCTGTTCGCCTTCATCATGATCGTATTGCCGTTCGTAACGGTGGGCCTTACCAGCATCACCAAGAACCTGGGCAAATCGGTATGGGAGAAGGGCAATTTCACCACGATGCACTGGAGCAGGATTTTTTCCCGAAAGGATGTGTTCCTCAGCGTGAAGAATTCATTGCTCTACGCGGTGATCACCGCGACGTTCGGCATCATCGTTTCCGTAGTGATGGCCAACTTGTTGGAGCGCACCACGATCAAGGGAAGGAGGATCCCCGATTTCCTGATCACCGTCGGGTCGGGCACGCCGTCCGTCGTCATCGCCCTCGGTCTGATCATGACGATGCGGGGGCAGTTCGGCATCAATCTGTACAACACCATGTGGATCATGATCATCGCCTATCTGGTCAAGTACCTGATGATGGGCATGCGGACCGTCGTCTCCGCCATGAGCCAGATCCACGTCAGTCTGGAGGAGTGCAGCAGGATTTCCGGTGCGGGATGGCTGAAGACCACCTGGCGCATCACCATCCCGTTGATCGCCCCTTCCATCGCCGCCGGATGGTTCTTGATCTTCATTCCGACGTTTTATGAACTTTCCATGAGTACGCTTCTGTACAGCAAGGATACCCAGGTCATCGGGTACAAGTTGCATTACTACTGGACGTACACCAGCCAGCAACAGGCCAGCGCCATCGCCTTCGGAATCTTGGTGTTCATCGTAATTTTGAACAGCGTGCTGAACAAGCTGACCAAAGGCGAATTCTCAATCTAAGGAGATCAGAACCATGTCCGTCATCACCATTGATCATGTCACCAAAGCGTTTGGAACCAGTGTGGTGCTGCACGATTTCACCGAGACGTTCCAGGAAGGGGAGTTCATTACGCTCCTCGGTCCTTCCGGATGCGGCAAGACCACGATGCTCCGCATCATCGCCGGCTTTGAGAAACCAACCAAAGGCCGTGTGTTGATCGACGAACAGGTCGTCTCCGGGGACAACGTCTTCGTTCCGCCGGAGAGGCGGAACATCGGGATGGTGTTCCAGAGTTATGCCGTCTGGCCCCACATGACCGTCCGTGAGAATGTCGCCTATCCGTTGGATATCCAGAAGAAAGAGCGGAAGGAAATCAAAAAAAAGGTGGACCAGGTTCTCGCCACCGTCCATCTCAGCCAGTATGCCGACCGGATCCCCAGCCAACTGTCCGGAGGGCAACAACAACGGGTGGCGCTGGCCCGGGCGTTGGTGGCGGAACCGAAACTGCTGTTGCTTGACGAACCGCTTTCCAATCTGGATGCCAAACTGCGGGAGAGCATGCGATTTGAAATCAAGGAAATCCAGAACCAGCTGGCCATCAACGTGGTGTACGTCACCCACGACCAGACGGAAGCCATGGCGATGAGCGACCGTATCGTCGTCATCAACAACGGTACGGTGCAGCAGGTTGGCGCTCCATCGGAAATCTACAATGCCCCAACCAACCCGTTCGTCGCCGATTTCGTAGGAAAGATTGATTTCCTTCCCGGGGTCGCCGAAGAAGGGTGTATCACGCTGGAGGGTACCAGCCAGGCCATTCCGTATGAGGGGGATCTTCGTTGCCCTGTGATCGTCGGCATCCGGCCGGAGTGGGTGACTTACACCGACCATGGGGATTTGTCCGGTACGGTGAAGACCCATTATTTTCTTGGGGATGTCAACGATTGCAGGATTGACATCGGCGGTGGCAAGGAACTGCGGGTGATCACCAATCCGTTCGTCAGCAGAAGCGTCTCGAAGGGGGACGCTGTTTCGCTCCATATCCTGAAATCCTTGGTGTACCGCAAGGATATGTTTGGATCCGACTATCTGGCCATCAAGACGTGATTGCTTCCGCTTGCCTTTTCCCTGTTCTGCAGTAGGATAGAGAAAGGAGGATACGCGGATGTTGGAAAGCGTACCGTTTGCGTCCCTTCAGGTGAATCCGTTCACCATGATGGGAAAAGATCTGATGTTGGTTACCGCCGGAACGGCGGGAAGATGGAATACAATGACGGCTGCGTGGGGCACGTTGGGATATCTGTGGGAGAAGCCGGTAGTGATCGCCTTTGTCCGGCCCAGCCGATACACCCACGCGTTTTTGGAGGCGGCCGATGGGTTCACCTGTTCGTTTTTCCCCAAGTCATACCATGACAAGTTGATCTACCTGGGCACCCACAGCGGACGGGATGGAAACAAGACCGAGGCGGTCGGAATGGTTGCGGACGTGGTGGAGCCTGACCGGATCACCTTCCAAGGGGCGTCGTTGGTCTTCTGTTGCGGGAAAGCGAGCAAGCTGAAGATGGATCCCCGGCTGTTCCTGGATGACTCCATTGAACCGATGTATCAGGGAAAGGATTATCACGACGTATACGTGGGGTTCGTCACCTCCGTCTACCGCGATCAGTGAGACCCTGAGACCCACAGTCCGGCAAGCGCCGCCATCCCACCGATCAGGTTGGGTAGGGAGAACGAGCCGGAGAACAGCGCGTCCAGCACCAGAGCGGTGAACACCTGCCCGACGAACATCAGAAGGGAGAGGGTGAACTGCGGCACTTTGTCCACCACCACGGAGGAGAGGGTGACGCAGACCACTCCCAAGGTGCCTCCCAGGTACAGGTAGGGAGGAATGTGGAACGTGAACGTGGGTGCCGTGCCGGTTGCAAAGAGCACGATGATGGCGCAGGAGAGCCCGGTGATGTAGGTCCACATTGTGCTGACCCAGACGTTGGTTTTCTCGGCCAGATGCCCGTTGACGATCCGCTGGAGCATCAGCGCCACGCCCGCGATTGCGGACAGCACGATGCCCAGCATGCGGGCTCCTCCCATCATCACCATCACGGCGATGCCGGCAATCACCAGAAGCAACCCGAGAATCTTCCGCGGCGTGATGGGATCCTTCTTTACGCCGAACCACCCGAACTGGTCGATGAGAAAGCCAAAGGCGCTCTGGCCGAACAGTTCTGCGGCAAGCATCGCCGAGACGCTGATGTAGGAAAACGCTATGTTGTTCGCTACGGTGGGGATCATCCCGATGGCTCCGCCCAGGTACAGCCACCAGTTCTGCCGATGGGAGAACGGATTGTCTTTTCTGAAAAGAAGGATCACCGTGATGGTGACAAGTCCGCCCAGATGGATCAGCACGGCTGCGGGGTACACCCCGGCGGTGGTGGTCAGCACGCCGTTGACGGCGATCATCACGGCGATGAAGAATCCGGTGAGGACGGAAAGGGTTGGGTACATGCGCTGATGATACCCCCGTCTCGCCCATTGTGCAACGGGCAAAACCATGCTACTTTTGGGAAAGCCACCGGTCCCCCTGTGGGGACCAGAAACGCCTGACTGGACATCGGGCGGAGGGGAGCAGAATGGAATTGGACAAACAACAGGCGGAACACGCGCTGTATTTGATGGCGTGTTCCCGATTCTTTGAACAGCGGATTGACACCTATTTCAAAGCAAAACAGATGCGGGGCACCACCCACCTGTCCATCGGACAGGAAGCGGCCCAGGCGGGGCTTGTCATGGCGCTTCGGGATGGCGACTGGATCGTCCCCACCCATCGCAACCACGGGGTGACGCTCTGTCGTGGCACCGACATGAGCCGGATGTTCAGCGAAATGTTCGGTTCCCGCGAAGGGCTCTGCGCAGGGCTTGGCGGCTCGATGCACATGACGGACGTCTCCCACTGGAACGCCGGATCCTCCGCCGTGGTGGGAAGCGGGGTCCCTATTGCCTTGGGGCTGGCCTTCGCGTTGCGGCAGGAGGGGAACGGGAACCTGGCCGTCGCCATTTTCGGGGACGGCGCGACCAGCCGGGGAACGGTGCATGAGTGCATGAACCTCGCCTCGGTGTGGCATCTTCCCCTGCTGTTCTATCTGGAAAACAACGGATACGGCATGAGCGCCTCGGTGAAGAACGTCGTGGCCACCGATGTGATCGCCCGACGGGCTGAAGGATACCGGATGCCGTGGGCCCGGTGCGACGGCAATGACTTCGATGCCGTCCTCAATGCGGCGGATACCGCCTGTCAAACGATCCGCGAAAGCGGCGGCCCATACTTTCTGGAAGTGATGACCTATCGGGAGAACGGTCACTCCAAGAGTGATGCGTGTGTCTACCGGAGCCGGAGCGAAGAGGAAACGTGGCGGAAGAAGGATCCCATCAACCAGTATGCGGAGCGTCTCGGAAAGGAAGGAATCTGTTCGTCGGAAGAAACCGAACGCATTCTCGCCCAGGCCAAAACCGCGGTGGATGAGGCCGACCGGAAGGCGGTTGCCTCCAAGGATGACCGGCTGAGCCTCCAGGAGGCGCTTTCATTGGTGTACGCTCCGGAACGCAACGTGTCGGTCGCTCCCGTTTCATTCCACAATGGCTCATATCGGGAGGCGATCCGCGAGGCGCTGGATGAAGAGATGAGCCGCGACTCCCATGTGGTGCTGTGGGGCGAGGATATCGGTCTGTACGGCGGTTGTTTCGGGGTGACGGGGGATCTGGTGAAACGGCACCCGGCCCAGGTCCGGGAGACTCCGGTCTGCGAGGAGAGCTTCACCGGTATGGCGGTCGGTGCGTCACTGCTGGGAGTCAGGCCGGTGGTGGAGATCATGTACGGGGATTTCTGCACGCTGGCTTCCGACCCGTTGGTCAACCACGCGGCGAAGATCCGGTTCATGAGCGCAGGCCAGCTTTCCTGTCCGATGGTGCTCCGCGCCCCGATGGGCAGCGGTACGGGACATGGCAGCCAGCACACCCAGAGTCTGGAAGGAATGTTCGCAACCATTCCCGGCCTGGTGGTCGTCGCACCTTCCACGCCGAAGGACGCCAAGGCGCTTCTGAAGAGTGCCATCCGGAGTGACAATCCCGTACTGTTCTTCGAACACAAGCTGTTGTACGGCGAAGAGGGACAGATCGCCGATGGCGGGTATGTGATGCCTCTGGGGAAGGCGGACATCAAACGGCAGGGGACGGACGTGACCCTTGTCTGTTACAGCCGTGCCGTCCAGACCTGTCTGGAAGCTGCCAAACAGCTGGAGACGGAGGGGATTTCCGCAGAGGTGCTGGACCTGTGCACCCTCCGGCCGATGGACATCACCGCCATTCTGGCGTCGGTGGGCAAGACGGGACGTCTGGTGATGGTCCAGGAGAGCGCCGATTTCGGGGGTTTTGGCGCCGCCGTCGTGGCTGCGGTCACCCAGGATCCCAAAACGTTCTCCCGTCTGAAGGCGCACCCGGTGTTGCTCTGTGGCAAAGACTGCCCGATTCCGTTCCGCAAGGAACTGGAAGAGGCGATGGTTCCT
This region includes:
- a CDS encoding iron ABC transporter permease; the encoded protein is MRGGREETLTQGRSFDVKWLFIIGIVVFLVLFEVFPMVYMFIKSFFPAKGFSLASYRKTYGYELNQISLRNTLVSAFGTMVLGTLIAFPLAWLVGRTNLYYRKFFRGLCVMTYMVPPYVGAMAWSRLLNPNVGIINVFLRNVFHLSSKTGPFDIYTIGGMIWVLTSFYYPYAFITISRAMEKMDPSLEEASRISGASPWKTLWTITLPMMTPSIIAGALLVFVSAASAYGIPSIIGANAKVKIPTVTTRIIDYVGLGVDGLSDAMSLAVFLMLLANFVLYISTFVVGKRKYITVSGKSTRPNTVDLGRWRVFFTVLMFLFAFIMIVLPFVTVGLTSITKNLGKSVWEKGNFTTMHWSRIFSRKDVFLSVKNSLLYAVITATFGIIVSVVMANLLERTTIKGRRIPDFLITVGSGTPSVVIALGLIMTMRGQFGINLYNTMWIMIIAYLVKYLMMGMRTVVSAMSQIHVSLEECSRISGAGWLKTTWRITIPLIAPSIAAGWFLIFIPTFYELSMSTLLYSKDTQVIGYKLHYYWTYTSQQQASAIAFGILVFIVILNSVLNKLTKGEFSI
- a CDS encoding ABC transporter ATP-binding protein — protein: MSVITIDHVTKAFGTSVVLHDFTETFQEGEFITLLGPSGCGKTTMLRIIAGFEKPTKGRVLIDEQVVSGDNVFVPPERRNIGMVFQSYAVWPHMTVRENVAYPLDIQKKERKEIKKKVDQVLATVHLSQYADRIPSQLSGGQQQRVALARALVAEPKLLLLDEPLSNLDAKLRESMRFEIKEIQNQLAINVVYVTHDQTEAMAMSDRIVVINNGTVQQVGAPSEIYNAPTNPFVADFVGKIDFLPGVAEEGCITLEGTSQAIPYEGDLRCPVIVGIRPEWVTYTDHGDLSGTVKTHYFLGDVNDCRIDIGGGKELRVITNPFVSRSVSKGDAVSLHILKSLVYRKDMFGSDYLAIKT
- a CDS encoding flavoredoxin translates to MLESVPFASLQVNPFTMMGKDLMLVTAGTAGRWNTMTAAWGTLGYLWEKPVVIAFVRPSRYTHAFLEAADGFTCSFFPKSYHDKLIYLGTHSGRDGNKTEAVGMVADVVEPDRITFQGASLVFCCGKASKLKMDPRLFLDDSIEPMYQGKDYHDVYVGFVTSVYRDQ
- a CDS encoding DMT family transporter; amino-acid sequence: MYPTLSVLTGFFIAVMIAVNGVLTTTAGVYPAAVLIHLGGLVTITVILLFRKDNPFSHRQNWWLYLGGAIGMIPTVANNIAFSYISVSAMLAAELFGQSAFGFLIDQFGWFGVKKDPITPRKILGLLLVIAGIAVMVMMGGARMLGIVLSAIAGVALMLQRIVNGHLAEKTNVWVSTMWTYITGLSCAIIVLFATGTAPTFTFHIPPYLYLGGTLGVVCVTLSSVVVDKVPQFTLSLLMFVGQVFTALVLDALFSGSFSLPNLIGGMAALAGLWVSGSH
- a CDS encoding dehydrogenase E1 component subunit alpha/beta, with translation MELDKQQAEHALYLMACSRFFEQRIDTYFKAKQMRGTTHLSIGQEAAQAGLVMALRDGDWIVPTHRNHGVTLCRGTDMSRMFSEMFGSREGLCAGLGGSMHMTDVSHWNAGSSAVVGSGVPIALGLAFALRQEGNGNLAVAIFGDGATSRGTVHECMNLASVWHLPLLFYLENNGYGMSASVKNVVATDVIARRAEGYRMPWARCDGNDFDAVLNAADTACQTIRESGGPYFLEVMTYRENGHSKSDACVYRSRSEEETWRKKDPINQYAERLGKEGICSSEETERILAQAKTAVDEADRKAVASKDDRLSLQEALSLVYAPERNVSVAPVSFHNGSYREAIREALDEEMSRDSHVVLWGEDIGLYGGCFGVTGDLVKRHPAQVRETPVCEESFTGMAVGASLLGVRPVVEIMYGDFCTLASDPLVNHAAKIRFMSAGQLSCPMVLRAPMGSGTGHGSQHTQSLEGMFATIPGLVVVAPSTPKDAKALLKSAIRSDNPVLFFEHKLLYGEEGQIADGGYVMPLGKADIKRQGTDVTLVCYSRAVQTCLEAAKQLETEGISAEVLDLCTLRPMDITAILASVGKTGRLVMVQESADFGGFGAAVVAAVTQDPKTFSRLKAHPVLLCGKDCPIPFRKELEEAMVPSSEDVISGVKRLM